The Chloroflexota bacterium genome contains the following window.
TGGATTCGGCGTGATGGCGGCGTGCGCGTCCGGCGAGTTGCTCGCCAATTGCGTCTTGGGTAACCCACTACCGGACTATGCGCGCGCGTTCGCGCCCGCGCGCTACGACGACCCAGATTATCGCGCGCGCCTCGCCATGTGGAGCGAAACCGGACAACTGTAGACATTATCTGAAATAATTTTTCTCCCCCGAAGAACACCAAGGTCAAGAAATTTTCAAGAATTTTTCGTGCGCTTCGTGGGCAAATTCTTATTCTGAATAACGTCATATACTACAATACCTTCGCCAAATCGTTTTCACTCGTTTTTTTATCCGCGAATAACGCGAATCTCCGCTAAATTTTAAATTCATTCGCGTTACACTTGCCCTGGCGGGAACGCAAGTGCCAGGGTTCGCGTTATTCGCGGATGAATTTATAATTTTGGCGAAGGTGATGATACTATTAAACCGAATGGCGGAGTCGAAGTTGACTCCGCCATTCGCCATTTGCTATTTGCCATCCGCCATTCGCTACTTGTGCAAATTCTTCGCCGCGATAAACGCGTGCCCGTGCTTGGTCAATTCCTCTGCCGTGTGATTTAGCGCCGCGTGCTTGTCCATGTAATTCTGCAACAATGTCGGCATCAACCCCTTGGCTTCGACATCCGCTTTCGGAATAAAGTACTCGAGCAAGTTCGATGGATGCGCGCGCGTCGCTTCGACCTCTGGATCGCCGCCCTCGTGTTTCGCGGAAATGTTCTTGACCTTGCCGGCGAGTTCCATCAATTCCGCGCGGCGGTCATACGGCTGGCGCACGATGCTCTTGTACGTTTCGGTAATGTGATGCTCGATGCGAACGACATTCTCGAATCCAAATTTTTTGCGAATGTCCGCCGCCGCCTCAATCGTGCAATTGTTCACCGAGTTGCTCAAGTTGAAACCGATGAGCGGCGTTGTGCCATTGGGTCGCGCGAACAGTTTCGCCATCATCAACGTCCACGCGATAAAGTACGGATTGTCGTTGCCGACGAACACGGAAATCTTGAACTCGTTGTTGATGCCGAGGCGATGGATCAAATAACCAATGAGAATCGTGCCGGCGTTGATGTTCAAAACCTGGTAGATGCCATAGTTGGTGTAATAGTACAGAAACTCGTCGAGCCATTTGAGCGCGTACTCGTTCGGCTCGCCGATGCCGCCGAAATAGCCGGCAATCGTGTCCGCGCCGCCGAGATGCACATTCGAGCCATCGGTGCCTTTCGTATCGAGCGTGTCCACGTACGACGAACCCAGGATTTGCATCGCCGCCATCCCCGCGAGCAAATCGCCCTGATCCGATTCGGACTCTTTCATGTACCGCACGCGAATGAATCGTCCTGGCATCAACCCTTTTTTCTCGATGGCATGTTGCGCTTCCGCGATGATCCAGGGAAAGTACTGGAACGCGCTGATCTCGAGTGTGACCGCGTATGACTTTTTGAACTTTATCGTCGCGGCGGCATCGCCCAACACCTTGCGCCGATAATCGGCGACGCTGACGAACGCGCCGGCGTCGCGCTGTTCGATCAGCCATTCGAGATCGGGCACGTACGGCGAATTCATCGCGCGCAAGCGCTTCATCAAGTTCGGCAGTTGGCGCGCCTCCGCCGATTTGTGATTGATCGCGTCAATCGTGCCGTGCTTGGCGATCACCGCGAGCACATCGTTGACAAGCTTGCTTTTCGGATCGAGCAGAAGACCGTTGAGCGCGGCGAGATTTCTCGCGGGGATTTTGAGTTTGCTGCGCAATTTACTGTCCATTCGTTTCTCCTTTGAAAACGACGATCATCCTTCGCCAGTGCTCAGGACTGGCTCTGACCGCCGACCACCCTTGCATCATCGCCATCAGTGGTCGGCGATTTTTGTTACGCATCACAGATTACGTTTTACTTTTCTAGCATCTTCAATAACTCGGCGTACTCTTCATCCTTGATGCCGAACCAGTTTTCGGACTGCGGAAATTGTTTCGACGTGACCTCGGCGACGTACTGCTTCAACCCATCGCCGATCACTTTACCCGCATCGCCAAACACTTTTGCCATCCTGGGTTTGAACTTGGGGTACAATCCGAACATATCGTGGAAGATGAGCAACTGTCCGTGCGCGTTTATTCCCGAACCGAGACTGATGATCGGGATGCCCGCGCGTTTCGTGATGATCTCGCACACGCGGTCGGGAACCATTTCGAGCAAAATCGAATAGCACCCGGCGTCTTCGAGTGCCTTGGCATCGTCAATAATCTTCTTCGCCTGCGTCGCGCCTTTGCCTTGCACTTTGTACCCGCCGAGCGCGGACACGCTTTGCGGCGTCAATCCCAGGTGTCCCATGCACGGAATTCCAGACTTGACAATGCCCGCGACGCGATCCGCCATCTCGATACCGCCTTCGAGCTTCACGCCGTCACACGCGGCTTCTGCCATGAAACGACCGGCGCAGCGAATCGCGGTCTCGACGGACGGCTGGTACGTCATGTACGGCATATCGCCGATGAGCCACGCATTCGGCGTGCCGCGCCGTACCGCTTGCACGTGCGGCATCATCACATCCTGGGTCACGGGCAAGGTCGAATCGTAACCCAGGATCGTCATGCCTAACGAATCGCCGACGAGCACCATGTCCACGCCGGCTTTCTCGACCAGGTCTGCCATCGGATAATCGTAGCAAGTGATCATGGTGATCGGCGTACCCTGGCGCATCTTGTCGTACAGCGAACCGAGCGTCACTTTTTGTCGTCCAGCCATCTCCCACCTCCAGATAAAAATAATAACGCCCGTCTGCACCCAACCCCAGGCGCGGTGAGACGAGCAACCGTGCGCGACTCGCATCGCGACTAGTCTCAAAAAGATTATAACGCGTGGAGTGAGAGATGTCAAAGATTCGAGGTATTGACGCCAAGGTGCAAGCACCCTATACTCTACCCAGCCCAGCAAGCGAAAGGAACACATGACTGCATCAAGAAGCGTTTACGAAAGTACGCGTCTCGCCGATGGCTACGCGTTCGCGCGACCGCCGGTGCATCCGCGCGTCATCGCAATGATCGCCGATCATCAAAGTCAACGCCGCAGTGTGCGCGCGCTCGATGTCGGATGCGGCGCGGGTCGCTCGACCGATGCGCTTGTGCCGCTCGCGGATGTCGTGGTTGGCATCGAGCCAATCTACACGATGCTGACGTATTGCCGCGCGGTAGCTCCAAACGCGCAATTTGCAGTTGCATTTGCGGAAAGTCTGCCGTTCGCCAATCGCGCGTTCGACCTCATCACCGCGGCTGGCTCGTTGAACTACGCCGACCTGGGTCGCTTTTTGCCAGACGCGGTACGCATTCTCACGCCGACTGGCACGCTCATCATTTACGATTTTTCCGCAGGTAGGCGTTTTCGCGATGACGATGCGCTGGACAAGTGGTTCGCCGAGTTTGAACGTCGTTATCCTTTCCAACCCGGTTATGCGCTCGATGTGCGCGCGATGGATTTCGCGCGATGCGGTCTGCGACTCGACGCGTACCACGAATTTGAGATCGCGTTGCCTATGAGCACGGACGCGTACGGGCGATACGTTCTCAGTGAAACGAATGTGGAGCGCGCAATTGCGCGCGGCGTACCGGAAAACGAAATTCGCGATTGGTGCAGTCGCACGATTGCGGCAATTTTCGGGGATGCTCCGCGCGAGGTTTTGTTTACTGGATATGTGGCGTATGTGAAACCGGCTTGATCGCATCGAATTGGTTCATAACAATTGCTTTTCTTGGGAGTTGTTATATAATTCGCACATAGGCGGGTAGGCAGAAAAAATTCCGTATAACACCCCCAGGGGATTCTTATACCGAAATTTGTCCGCATAAGACATAGTGCGAGCGGACGCTTCGCGCCGCTCGCACGGGGCGGCGGACTTCCATCCGCTGTTCTCGGCGCTGCGCGCCGTCGAACAAGCGGATGCAGCCGCCCCGTTGGGCTGAAAACCTGTGATCGAGTTTCATACACCCAAAAGGATGCCTAACCCAGCTATGAATGAAGAAATCAAAGAGGCTCTGCGGAAAGATCGAACGATTGATATCATCACCGTTGGCGCAAAGTCAGGATTTCCCAGAAAAATTGAAATCTGGTTTACCAATGTGAATGGTCGTATTATCATCTGCGGAACACCCGATGCAGAAGGTGGTAAAGGCCCTCGCTCGCGGCGGGACTGGTTAGCAAACTTGAAAGCCAATCCCGAGTTTACATTTTGTCTCAAAGAATCTCTCCAAGTTGAACTACCCGCAAGAGCCGTTGAAATTGTTGACCCAGAAGATCGTAGAATTTTGATGAGTGCTCCAGAAACGAAATGGTATCGCGACCAGGTGGCTTCACTTGATGATTTGGTAAATGCAAGTCCAATCGTGGAAGTGTTCTTTAGGGATTAACACAGGGTCAGGAAAGGTCGAAATAAACGTGATGAGAGCGTGCAATTTCAGCCCAACAATGCGTGCAGCGGACGGCGGGGAGTCTGCGCGATTTATAAGCCTTTTTCTGGCTTTGAGTTTTTTTCGCTCCCAGGCTTTTATCTACACCCGCTCCTTGTCCGCCGCTAACGCCAACCGTTGGCTTGCCCATTGCATAATTTATGAATCGTGAAGAACAGATCACGCTTGAATACTTGAAAAGTTTGCTTGGCGAAGATGTGGTTCCTGTGCCAAAGCATAAAGACCCGCCTGATATTCTTGTGGGTTCAACTATAGCTGTAGAGGTCAGAAGATTGAATCAACATTTCTTTGAAGGTGGAAAGCCTGAAGGGTTAGAGAATCTATCTTATCCTTTAGATGACGCATTTGAAGAAGTATTGAAATCGTTCAATCATTTGTACACTGGAAAATCATATTGGGTTTTTGTCGATTACAGACGCCCGCTCAAATCAGAAATTCGCCAAGCAAAAAAAGATATGCGCTTGGCGTTACAGAAATTTCTTGA
Protein-coding sequences here:
- the panB gene encoding 3-methyl-2-oxobutanoate hydroxymethyltransferase — protein: MAGRQKVTLGSLYDKMRQGTPITMITCYDYPMADLVEKAGVDMVLVGDSLGMTILGYDSTLPVTQDVMMPHVQAVRRGTPNAWLIGDMPYMTYQPSVETAIRCAGRFMAEAACDGVKLEGGIEMADRVAGIVKSGIPCMGHLGLTPQSVSALGGYKVQGKGATQAKKIIDDAKALEDAGCYSILLEMVPDRVCEIITKRAGIPIISLGSGINAHGQLLIFHDMFGLYPKFKPRMAKVFGDAGKVIGDGLKQYVAEVTSKQFPQSENWFGIKDEEYAELLKMLEK
- a CDS encoding methyltransferase domain-containing protein — protein: MTASRSVYESTRLADGYAFARPPVHPRVIAMIADHQSQRRSVRALDVGCGAGRSTDALVPLADVVVGIEPIYTMLTYCRAVAPNAQFAVAFAESLPFANRAFDLITAAGSLNYADLGRFLPDAVRILTPTGTLIIYDFSAGRRFRDDDALDKWFAEFERRYPFQPGYALDVRAMDFARCGLRLDAYHEFEIALPMSTDAYGRYVLSETNVERAIARGVPENEIRDWCSRTIAAIFGDAPREVLFTGYVAYVKPA
- a CDS encoding nitroreductase family deazaflavin-dependent oxidoreductase, translated to MNEEIKEALRKDRTIDIITVGAKSGFPRKIEIWFTNVNGRIIICGTPDAEGGKGPRSRRDWLANLKANPEFTFCLKESLQVELPARAVEIVDPEDRRILMSAPETKWYRDQVASLDDLVNASPIVEVFFRD